A window from Podospora bellae-mahoneyi strain CBS 112042 chromosome 1 map unlocalized CBS112042p_1, whole genome shotgun sequence encodes these proteins:
- a CDS encoding uncharacterized protein (EggNog:ENOG503P319), which yields MPAVDVAMRRSVGEGFLDLLARAIHPALVRRNLEGQIGDVRATFASWDSCMAESYCKWLVIGLMILGGIIIFSVLWCIIRCACCAKSCCCSCFKCLQCCGNCCGCCDPPRGDRRQYLDEPYIPPNQGYKSQEPMHLGYDSRPTAPPVFSGGGGGGGGGGYAASTGVTGKPQYAEFDVSKNKPGNEDALPEMPSWEGAESKKIVLEQEEEAVEMNQLKKPEANSPNAHSPTMMNGVAAAGAIPGRGSTSPNPGNRSPYGPPGAGAQSNGYCPPGAVANDPYNQIAQSYNQPAGGYGQPGQGYGMAPGANGPGAVGIGAIGPGRRSPGSVGGGYNTGYDNNDYGQPGYGQQGYGQQQQGVTPRQTGQGGGYDNYGDIYDSYGTGTNKPYGGAQELDAGSYGQPPSAQAAAGPQAGYGGAYGQGQRRTPGPQADAGYGNPNQRRTPGPQSDYNNGYGGSPRRTPAPQDSYGGGGYDVPAPAYGSSQDRRSPGPQQGYGRPPPNRQYSSSDSRGPQRQYSGNDVSLSSDNMGGFDFGTGYSRPPQQQQQPSSGYGRPPQAQQSSGYRQPTTPVVEEQSAAYPGYKPYSPGPPH from the exons ATGCCTGCGGTAGATGTGGCTATGAGGAGGAGTGTAGGGGAAGGGTTCTTGGACTTGCTGGCTCGCGCGATTCATCCGGCTCTCGTGCGGAGAAATCTTGAGGGACAGATTGGAGATGTCCGGGCAACATTCGCCAGTTGGGACAGCTGCATGGCGGAATCCTATTGCAA ATGGTTAGTAATCGGGCTCATGATTCTTGGGGGTATCATCATTTTCTCCGTGCTATGGTGCATCATTCGCTGCGCGTGCTGCGCCAAATCATGTTGCTGCTCGTGCTTCAAGTGTCTCCAGTGCTGCGGTAATTGCTGCGGGTGCTGTGACCCTCCAAGGGGGGACCGAAGGCAGTATCTTGACGAGCCGTACATCCCGCCAAATCAGGGTTACAAGTCGCAGGAGCCTATGCACCTTGGGTATGACAGTCGCCCTACTGCACCCCCTGTTTTtagtggcggcggcggtggtggtggtggtggtggatatgcCGCTTCGACGGGCGTAACAGGCAAACCCCAATATGCTGAATTCGATGTCAGCAAGAACAAGCCTGGAAATGAAGATGCACTTCCCGAGATGCCGAGCTGGGAAGGTGCGGAGAGCAAGAAGATCGTGTtggaacaggaggaggaggccgtgGAGATGAACCAGTTAAAGAAGCCCGAAGCCAACTCACCAAACGCGCACAGCCCGACCATGATGAATGGAGTGGCTGCGGCGGGTGCGATACCTGGGCGTGGTTCTACGAGCCCGAACCCGGGGAACAGAAGCCCTTACGGACCACCAGGCGCTGGAGCACAATCTAATGGATACTGCCCTCCAGGGGCTGTGGCTAACGATCCATACAACCAGATTGCGCAGAGTTACAACCAGCCAGCGGGTGGTTATGGACAGCCGGGTCAAGGGTACGGTATGGCTCCAGGTGCAAACGGACCAGGTGCAGTGGGAATAGGTGCAATCGGACCAGGACGCAGGTCTCCTGGCAGCGTTGGCGGCGGGTATAATACTGGGTATGACAACAATGACTATGGACAGCCGGGCTACGGACAACAGGGCTAtggacagcaacagcaaggtGTGACACCTCGGCAGACGGGacagggtggtggatatgaCAACTATGGCGACATCTACGACAGCTACGGCACTGGGACGAATAAACCGTATGGTGGCGCTCAGGAACTGGACGCTGGCAGCTATGGGCAACCCCCATCAGCACAAGCAGCTGCTGGACCTCAGGCGGGTTATGGAGGTGCCTATGGCCAAGGCCAAAGACGGACACCTGGCCCTCAAGCCGATGCAGGGTAtggcaaccccaaccaaagACGGACACCCGGACCCCAGAGTGATTACAACAATGGCTACGGTGGAAGCCCAAGACGCACCCCTGCGCCTCAGGATAGCTACGGCGGCGGGGGTTATGATGTTCCCGCCCCAGCATATGGCAGCAGTCAGGACAGACGGTCGCCTGGTCCCCAGCAAGGATACGGCCGCCCACCCCCAAATAGACAATACTCGTCGTCTGACTCTCGCGGTCCACAACGTCAGTACTCGGGCAACGACGTGAGCTTGTCCTCCGACAACATGGGAGGGTTTGATTTCGGCACAGGCTACAGCCGtccaccacaacagcagcaacaaccaagCAGCGGATACGGCCGTCCTCCACAAGCACAGCAGAGCAGTGGATACAGGCAACCGACGACTCCCGTAGTGGAGGAGCAGAGCGCGGCGTACCCGGGGTATAAGCCTTATTCACCTGGACCTCCCCATTGA